The Watersipora subatra chromosome 1, tzWatSuba1.1, whole genome shotgun sequence genome has a window encoding:
- the LOC137406073 gene encoding uncharacterized protein — translation MANADSDDLSLFDALVIYHHSDADLVDTFIEELKQNVHIDDHELVISCLSDALPANVSKYQALDQVSRDTTFLIVFVSQTYTSNSEAYDKFLLETSVDSSLERDEDSVLPVWVDWKNDRKPFVLKRLNGVKYSTGKKEKNMRAWKTMQKTFDGKTDEIRERRLKRKKLEHKKKLKEMTWSSEHLRLREEQASEVKHLQNKPIPKPRCRVSTNGLECSREQALRPVVATDQTGINITVNVNIGQGDESVLVGAHQPSLPGSSLDTTIHDDSTVDLRTPSDTKTHGTSTGNPASPRVSSGSAAETVMSPDGNMIPLDEKTNSAVINSSLNTQHDDVISHSSSNVAHAEEYSYTLCFSLPDMLPNMLPECLDAMHSSSKNNQDRSPTSPLTQYASEMNLPSTPPDLATESTDPSIPLPLSANKV, via the exons ATGGCCAATGCTGACAGTGATGATTTAAGCTTGTTCGACGCTCTTGTGATATACCACCATTCCGATGCTGACTTAGTCGATACTTTCATAGAGGAATTGAAGCAAAATGTACATATCGATGACCATGAGCTAGTTATATCCTGTCTGTCTGACGCACTTCCTG CCAATGTATCCAAGTATCAAGCGCTAGACCAAGTTTCAAGGGACACTACCTTCCTCATTGTGTTTGTTTCACAAACCTATACCTCGAACAGTGAAGCCTATG ATAAATTCTTACTCGAAACCAGTGTTGACAGCTCTTTGGAAAGAGACGAAGACAGTGTTCTTCCTGTTTGGGTGGATTGGAAAAACGATCGTAAGCCTTTTGTTCTCAAAAGACTTAACGGAGTCAAGTACAGTACAGGAAAAAAG GAAAAAAATATGCGAGCTTGGAAAACGATGCAAAAAACCTTTGATGGTAAAACTGATGAAATTCGAGAAAGAAGGTTGAAAAGAAAGAAACTGGAGCATAAAAAGAAGCTAAAAGAGATGACATGGAGCAGTGAGCATTTAAG GCTGAGGGAAGAGCAAGCATCTGAGGTAAAACATTTGCAAAATAAGCCCATTCCTAAGCCTCGCTGTCGAGTGTCTACGAATGGCCTTGAATGCTCCCGCGAACAAGCCTTGCGTCCTGTGGTAGCAACAGATCAGACTGGGATAAATATTACTGTCAATGTAAACATTGGT CAGGGAGACGAAAGTGTGTTGGTGGGGGCTCATCAGCCTTCTCTCCCAGGAAGCAGTCTGGATACAACGATACATGACGACAG CACTGTGGATCTCCGCACTCCGAGTGACACAAAAACTCATGGAACCTCCACCGGTAACCCTGCTAGTCCTCGTGTTTCTTCTGGCAGCGCTGCTGAAACCGTGATGTCCCCTGATGGGAATATGATCCCTCTTGATGAAAAAACAAATTCAGCTGTTATAAATTCAAG CCTGAACACCCAACATGATGATGTCATTTCTCATAGCTCATCTAATGTGGCACATGCTGAAGAATACAGCTACACACTGTGTTTTTCTTTGCCAG ATATGTTGCCAAACATGTTGCCAGAGTGTCTCGATGCCATGCACTCATCTTCCAAAAACAATCAAGACCGCTCACCCACATCTCCTCTCACGCAG TATGCAAGTGAGATGAATTTGCCCAGTACTCCTCCTGATCTCGCGACTGAGTCCACGGATCCTTCTATTCCACTTCCTCTTTCCGCTAACAAGGTTTAG
- the LOC137400414 gene encoding splicing factor 3A subunit 2-like: MDFQNRAGGKTGTGGVASASDANRERRERLRQLALETIDINKDPYFMKNHLGSYECKLCLTLHNNEGSYLAHTQGKKHQANLGRRAAKEAMTAPTQPAPEKIKIDPKKFVKIGRPGYKVTKQKDPDSQQQSLLFQVDYPEIVEGVIPRHRFMAAYEQKIEPPDRQWQYLLFAAEPYETIGFKVPSREVDKDPQKLWTHWNKETKQFFLQFAYKLEATKVVEDKPAAILAPGPPASMTRPPPPMPGMRPPPPMEGMRPPTNLAGVIRGPPPPPLGLGLPPRPPPPGMSLPPRPMQAMPRPPMAMPPPPPSRLPAPPPPPVVN, encoded by the coding sequence ATGGATTTTCAAAATCGTGCTGGTGGAAAAACTGGAACGGGTGGGGTCGCCTCTGCGTCAGATGCAAATCGTGAGCGCCGAGAACGGCTGAGACAATTAGCTCTTGAGACAATAGACATAAATAAGGATccatattttatgaaaaatcaTCTTGGATCGTATGAATGCAAACTTTGCCTCACCCTTCATAATAATGAGGGAAGCTACCTGGCCCATACTCAAGGGAAAAAGCATCAAGCAAATCTTGGTCGTCGCGCTGCAAAGGAAGCCATGACTGCGCCGACCCAGCCAGCtccagaaaaaataaaaattgatccTAAGAAGTTTGTAAAGATTGGGCGGCCAGGTTATAAAGTAACCAAGCAGAAAGATCCTGATTCtcaacagcaaagtctattatTTCAAGTAGATTATCCTGAAATAGTGGAAGGGGTAATACCACGCCATCGTTTCATGGCAGCCTATGAGCAAAAGATTGAGCCTCCAGATAGACAGTGGCAATATCTGCTGTTTGCTGCAGAGCCATATGAAACTATCGGGTTTAAGGTACCGAGCAGAGAGGTAGACAAAGATCCTCAAAAACTGTGGACTCATTGGAATAAAGAAACCAAGCAATTCTTTTTGCAGTTTGCTTACAAACTAGAAGCTACGAAAGTGGTTGAAGATAAACCTGCTGCCATCTTGGCACCTGGTCCCCCAGCAAGCATGACACGTCCACCACCTCCAATGCCTGGAATGAGGCCTCCTCCTCCAATGGAAGGAATGAGACCTCCTACAAATTTAGCTGGTGTGATTCGAGGCCCCCCTCCACCACCTTTGGGTTTGGGTTTACCGCCTCGACCTCCGCCTCCTGGCATGTCGCTTCCACCCCGACCCATGCAGGCAATGCCACGACCACCTATGGCTATGCCACCTCCTCCACCATCAAGACTTCCTGCTCCACCGCCACCTCCAGTTGTGAACTAG
- the LOC137406242 gene encoding zinc finger protein Aiolos-like translates to MIREEVKYREHPIEVLFQANDKMMVNDYQQRQQDFTAKASDSEGKRFHCDECDATFTMIGNLNRHKKGHSNHRPYTCDFCLRGFLRRTSYIEHMRLHTGEKPYTCTNCQQTFVRKKCHQMHIRKCKNIVDQGISSHQRPGSIQELCFGYGRQLSQSSEKDFESSDQALDLSAKSFYNTGSTNSLSTYRLSKNPLNSTARTIHSLEKESIKNLCALSSDAYNLESPIDMTKSNQWPVGAMDYQVGNRARYSSMRKDSSSDASEISSTQDIPVMLPDMLRMDSFTIDGFQQNSTMLWPCQYCQIYFVEKSHQLAHMALHDKQDPMKCTACSHKSGDVREFLIHH, encoded by the coding sequence ATGATACGCGAAGAAGTAAAATACAGAGAACATCCAATAGAAGTCTTATTTCAAGCAAACGATAAAATGATGGTCAACGATTATCAGCAACGGCAGCAAGACTTTACTGCGAAAGCATCTGATAGTGAAGGCAAACGTTTTCATTGCGATGAATGCGATGCTACATTCACCATGATCGGTAATCTAAATCGACACAAGAAAGGACATTCTAATCATAGGCCGTACACATGCGACTTTTGTCTCCGCGGCTTTCTTCGTCGTACAAGTTATATTGAGCACATGCGACTTCATACAGGTGAGAAGCCATATACGTGCACTAACTGCCAGCAGACgtttgttagaaaaaaatgtcaTCAAATGCATATacgaaaatgtaaaaatattgttgATCAAGGCATCTCATCTCATCAAAGACCAGGTAGTATACAAGAACTTTGTTTTGGATATGGCAGGCAGTTGAGCCAAAGCTCTGAAAAAGACTTTGAGAGCTCAGACCAAGCCCTTGATCTCTCTGCTAAATCTTTTTACAATACCGGATCCACTAATTCCTTGTCAACATATCGCCTATCGAAAAATCCTTTAAATTCTACTGCTAGAACAATTCACAGCTTAGAAAAAGAATCTATCAAAAATTTGTGCGCACTGAGTTCAGACGCATACAATTTAGAATCTCCTATTGACATGACCAAATCCAATCAATGGCCAGTTGGGGCTATGGACTACCAAGTGGGAAACAGGGCGCGATACTCGAGCATGCGCAAAGACAGTAGTAGTGATGCTTCAGAAATAAGCTCTACCCAAGATATTCCTGTAATGTTACCTGATATGCTGAGAATGGACTCCTTTACCATTGATGGTTTCCAACAAAATAGTACTATGTTATGGCCATGCCAATATTGTCAAATCTATTTTGTAGAAAAAAGTCATCAGTTAGCTCATATGGCTTTGCATGATAAACAAGATCCCATGAAATGCACTGCTTGCTCTCACAAATCAGGGGACGTGAGAGAGTTTTTGATACACCATTGA